From a region of the Helianthus annuus cultivar XRQ/B chromosome 5, HanXRQr2.0-SUNRISE, whole genome shotgun sequence genome:
- the LOC118492073 gene encoding putative glycine-rich cell wall structural protein 1 — protein MLVVVVAVAVAVAMAEVGTGMGVGVGVRVVGGDGGSGSGCGSGCDSGSGCGRCCGCGGGGGSGNNSSGGGGGGNGGGGGLEPSPFFTLTKIITAATTISARPAKVYLA, from the coding sequence ATGTTGGTTGTGGTTGTGGCAGTGGCAGTGGCGGTGGCGATGGCAGAGGTGGGGACGGggatgggggtgggggtgggggtgagggtggtgggtggtgatggtggcagtGGAAGTGGCTGTGGCAGTGGCTGTGACAGTGGCAGTGGCTGTGGCAGATGTTGTGGttgtggcggtggcggtggcagTGGCAATAATAGCAGTGGAGGCGGAGGTGGTGGCAATGGCGGTGGCGGGGGGTTGGAGCCTTCCCCCTTCTTCACACTGACGAAAATCATAACTGCTGCTACTACAATCAGTGCCAGACCGGCAAAGGTGTATCTAGCATAA